The window ATGAAGCCCGAGGCGTTCGCGACGTCGACGCCCCGTTCGGCCGCGAGGGCGAGCAGACGGCGCGCGAAAACCTGCAGCAGCGCCGGCCGACGCTCGGCGCGGGCGAAGTTGACGTAGACGTCGCCGACGTACTGCCGGCCGGCCGCGTCCTTGCCGGCGTAGCCGACGAGCGGCCCGGCGCGGCGGCCGTCCGGGTCGCGCGGCGCCTCGTAGAAGGCGCCGGCGTCGCGCAGGAGATCGAGCGGGTCGGCGTCGGTCATCGGTTGTGGCTCTGGATCTCGCGGGTGAGGCGGAGCGTCTCGGCGCGGGCCGCCGCGGCGAAGTCTTCGCCGCCGGACGCGTAGATGATCCCGCGCGACGAGTTGATGACCATGCCGCGCCCCCGCGCGTCGCGGCCCGCCACGACGGTGAGGCGCACGTCGCCGCCCTGGGCGCCGACGCCGGGGATCAGGATCGGCATGTCGCCGACGACCGCCCGCACGGCCGCGAGTTCGGCCGGGTAGGTGGCGCCGACGACGACGGCGCAGTTGTCGTTCCCGTTCCAGTTCTCGGCGACGCGCCGCGCCACGGCGCGGTAGAGCGGCTCGCCGCCGACCCGGAGATCCTGGAACTCGCCGCCGCCGGGGTTCGAGGTGCGCACCAGGACGATCGTGCCGCGGTCGGCCCGCGCCAAGAACGGGGCGAGCGATTCCGCGCCGAGGTAGGGGTGGACCGTGATGGCGTCGGCGCCGAGCCGGTCGAAGCTGTCCTCGACGTAGCCGGCGTTGGTCGAGCCGATGTCGCCGCGCTTGGCGTCGTAGATCACCGGCACGGCGGGCGCGGCGGCCCGGACGTGGCGCATGAGCGAGCCCAGCGCCGCCACGCCCGGCGCGCCGAAGCGCTCGAAGAAGGCCGCGTTGGGCTTGAACGCGCAGGCGAGGTCGGCCGTGGCGTCGACGATCGCCGCGCAGAACCGCCCCACCGCGGCGGCCTTCGCGGCGTCGTCCGGTGCGGGGCCGGCCGCGGCGCGCAGGTGCTCGGGCAGCCGCTCCCAGTCGGGGTCGAGCCCGACCGAGACGAAGAGCCCGGCGTCCCAGCGCGCCTCGAGCAGCGCGCGGAAGGTCCGCCGCGCCGCGTGGTCCGCGGGCGTCACGCCTGCACCCGCCACTTCAGCGTCTCGCCGGCGCACATCGGCACCACCGTGTCGCCCATGCCGGGCGCCTCGACCTCGGCCGGGACGCGCCAGGGCTCCTCGACCAGGGTCAGGCTCTCGGCGCTGACGTCGTAGCCGTAGAAGCGCGC is drawn from Lichenibacterium dinghuense and contains these coding sequences:
- the pyrF gene encoding orotidine-5'-phosphate decarboxylase, whose protein sequence is MAGAGVTPADHAARRTFRALLEARWDAGLFVSVGLDPDWERLPEHLRAAAGPAPDDAAKAAAVGRFCAAIVDATADLACAFKPNAAFFERFGAPGVAALGSLMRHVRAAAPAVPVIYDAKRGDIGSTNAGYVEDSFDRLGADAITVHPYLGAESLAPFLARADRGTIVLVRTSNPGGGEFQDLRVGGEPLYRAVARRVAENWNGNDNCAVVVGATYPAELAAVRAVVGDMPILIPGVGAQGGDVRLTVVAGRDARGRGMVINSSRGIIYASGGEDFAAAARAETLRLTREIQSHNR